The Euphorbia lathyris chromosome 3, ddEupLath1.1, whole genome shotgun sequence genome contains a region encoding:
- the LOC136221980 gene encoding PX domain-containing protein EREX: MNMYTHDLSLFDFANFSDPIIDPISLSRHHHTHRSFSSSESSIYSNRDQAEDANIIFGNKNNGKSVMPKPKSPPRHRHDGMSPLPLGMDWSLPPRKWDGRDSIWPHDPHSGWSYCVTVPSWTFLSTPRDSVPVTFYRVQVGILSPEGITTTRGILRRYSEFLKLHSELRKAFPDKMLPPPPPKSFLRRKNRMLLEERRCSLEDWMEKLLSDIDISRSASVGTFLELEAAARSSFDDANSTSDIIPSALFHTSSDVSLFSGSLSNASDLGNDSPEVSELETPSYMRGYNVDLGMVTSTSEQNTINPTEATVKYGIFNRKSILENLEKLTLQRRHTRRQKDVIQEDQAVENIYRAKSFPGDGNEPLPGVEYERLDGHVRRLSMESIGSNLSSLKASEISNLKFSNLFGDDSLDLQEVADDPKLFDAPVTSNLQFQRDVRVILPLDERHKLNRVLNTARQRIATAKTDMEDLVARLNQEIAVRQFLTTKVKDMEVDLETTKNNCKENMLQAALIERERFTQMQWDVEELRRKCLEMETKLKCEQDERALVESAKNSIVQENEMLLQQLDVAREDLDNLQKHHEEFELKSKADVKLLVKEVKSLRSSESDLKQELSRLLKEKLEVERTLQKEKHRIQAVTTANTKLLHECEILRNRLQECSVNFLVEEEDKLIMDTSSPSDAVDILTTSDNRIGLLLAEAQLLAQDVENSVARRDESRDSSGSDRTDDELRKLLTEVFVDNARLRMQVNSVIRCAVNANVKSEKEDEQEETPSRKTVLSKFLER, encoded by the exons ATGAATATGTATACTCATGACCTCTCTCTTTTCGATTTTGCTAATTTCTCTGATCCAATCATTGATCCCATCTCCCTCTCCCGTCACCATCATACCCACCGTTCCTTTTCATCATCGGAGTCTTCAATTTATAGCAATCGTGATCAAGCAGAGGACGCTAATATTATTTTCGGGAATAAAAACAATGGTAAATCCGTGATGCCGAAGCCCAAAAGCCCACCTAGGCACCGCCACGATGGCATGTCGCCGCTGCCTTTGGGGATGGATTGGAGTCTCCCTCCTCGGAAATGG GATGGACGGGACTCTATTTGGCCACATGACCCTCACTCAGGATGGAGTTACTGTGTCACAGTTCCTTCCTGGACTTTCCTATCAACTCCAAGAGATTCAGTTCCTGTGACg TTTTACAGAGTCCAAGTTGGTATACTATCACCTGAAGGGATCACCACAACTCGAGGGATTTTGCGAAGATATAGTGAATTCTTGAAGCTACATTCTGAA CTTAGAAAGGCATTTCCTGATAAAATGctacctccacctcctccaaagaGTTTTTTGAGAAGGAAGAACAGGATGCTATTGGAAGAG AGAAGATGTTCCTTGGAGGATTGGATGGAAAAGCTTTTATCAGATATTGATATATCTAGAAGTGCTTCAGTTGGAACATTTCTCGAGCTTGAAGCAGCTGCTAGATCAT CTTTTGATGATGCAAATTCTACTAGTGACATAATTCCATCAGCTCTGTTTCACACCAGCTCGGATGTTTCTCTGTTTTCTGGTAGTTTGTCGAATGCATCAGATCTGGGGAATGATTCTCCTGAGGTATCAGAGTTGGAAACTCCAAGTTATATGAGGGGTTACAATGTCGATTTGGGCATGGTGACATCAACTTCTGAACAAAACACAATTAATCCAACAGAAGCAACAGTCAAATATGGCATATTTAACAGGAAATCTATTCTGGAGAACTTAGAAAAGCTTACCTTGCAGAGAAGGCATACCAGAAGACAGAAAGATGTCATACAAGAAGACCAAGCTGTAGAGAATATATATAGGGCTAAATCTTTTCCTGGGGACGGAAATGAGCCTTTACCTGGAGTTGAGTATGAGAGACTGGACGGTCATGTCCGGAGACTATCAATGGAGAGTATTGGGAGCAACTTAAGTTCTCTTAAAGCTAGTGAAATATCAAATTTGAAGTTTAGTAATTTATTTGGTGATGACTCGCTTGATCTTCAAGAAGTTGCTGATGATCCCAAATTATTTGATGCTCCTGTAACCTCTAATTTACAATTTCAAAGGGACGTACGAGTCATCCTTCCGTTAGATGAGCGTCATAAGTTGAATAGGGTTCTTAATACGGCGAGACAGAGAATAGCCACAGCAAAAACAGACATGGAGGATCTTGTTGCCAGATTAAATCAAGAGATTGCTGTGAGGCAATTCCTGACAACAAAG GTTAAAGATATGGAAGTGGATCTTGAGACCACAAAGAATAATTGTAAGGAAAACATGTTGCAAGCTGCTTTGATTGAGAGGGAAAGATTTACTCAAATGCAGTGGGATGTGGAAGAACTTCGTAGGAAGTGTTTGGAGATGGAGACAAAATTAAAATGTGAACAG GATGAAAGGGCTCTTGTCGAGTCTGCAAAAAATTCTATTGTTCAGGAGAATGAAATGTTGCTGCAACAGTTGGATGTTGCCAGAGAGGACCTTGATAATTTGCAGAAGCATCATGAAGAGTTCGAATTGAAGTCAAAAGCAGATGTGAAGCTCCTTGTTAAGGAAGTCAAATCCCTTCGAAGTTCTGAGTCAGATCTTAAACAGGAACTTAGCCGCCTGTTGAAAGAAAAATTGGAAGTGGAG AGGACTCTTCAAAAAGAAAAGCATAGAATCCAGGCTGTAACTACTGCCAATACCAAGTTGTTACATGAATGTGAAATCCTCCGCAATAGGCTTCAAGAATGTAGTGTTAATTTCCTAGTAGAAGAGGAAGATAAATTGATTATGGACACTTCATCGCCATCCGATGCTGTAGATATCTTGACAACATCTGACAATCGAATTGGTCTCCTTCTTGCAGAG GCGCAGCTCCTTGCGCAAGATGTAGAAAATTCAGTGGCAAGAAGAGATGAAAGTCGTGATAGCAGTGGCAGTGATAGAACTGATGATGAATTGAGGAAATTGCTGACAGAAGTATTTGTTGACAATGCCAGATTGAGGATGCAAGTGAATTCTGTAATTCGTTGTGCTGTAAATGCAAATGTAAAGTCAGAGAAAGAAGATGAGCAAGAGGAAACACCTTCGCGGAAAACAGTTTTGAGCAAGTTCCTggaaagataa